One Loxodonta africana isolate mLoxAfr1 chromosome 6, mLoxAfr1.hap2, whole genome shotgun sequence DNA window includes the following coding sequences:
- the COL3A1 gene encoding collagen alpha-1(III) chain — protein MMSFVQKGTWLLLALLHPTIILAQQTQEAVEGGCTHLGQSYADRDVWKPEPCQICVCDSGAVLCDDIICDEQDLDCPNPEIPFGECCAVCPQPPTAPSRPTDGQVARGPKGDPGPPGIPGRNGDPGIPGQPGSPGAPGAPGICQSCPTGGQNYSPQYDSYDVKAGGAGLVGGYPGPAGPPGPPGPPGTSGHPGSPGAPGYQGPPGEPGQAGPAGPPGPPGAIGPAGPAGKDGESGRPGRTGERGLTGPPGLKGPAGMPGFPGMKGHRGFDGRNGEKGETGAPGLKGENGLPGENGSPGPMGPRGAPGERGRPGLPGAAGARGNDGARGSDGLPGPPGPPGTSGFPGSPGAKGEVGPAGSPGSNGSPGQRGEPGPQGHAGAPGPPGPPGSNGSPGGKGEMGPAGIPGAPGLLGARGPPGPPGTNGIPGLRGSAGEPGKNGAKGDTGPRGERGEAGSPGIPGPKGEDGKDGSPGEPGANGSPGTAGERGAPGFRGPAGANGLPGEKGPSGERGGPGPAGPRGVPGEPGRDGLPGGPGMRGVPGSPGGPGSDGKPGPPGSQGESGRPGPPGPSGPRGQPGVMGFPGPKGNDGAPGKNGERGGPGGPGPQGPAGKNGETGPQGPPGPTGASGDKGESGPPGPPGIQGLPGTGGPPGENGKPGEPGPKGDAGAPGTPGGKGDSGAPGERGPPGQAGPPGVRGGAGPPGPEGGKGAPGPPGPPGTSGSPGLQGMPGERGGPGGPGPKGDKGEPGSSGVDGAPGKDGPRGPVGPIGPPGPPGQNGDKGESGAPGLPGPPGARGGPGERGEHGPPGPAGFPGAPGQNGEPGAKGERGAPGEKGEGGPPGAAGPSGGSGPAGPPGPQGVKGERGSPGGPGAAGFPGARGLPGPPGSSGNPGPPGSSGAPGKDGPPGPPGSNGSPGTPGVSGPKGDSGQPGEKGPPGPQGPPGAPGPLGLAGTTGSRGLAGLPGMPGARGSPGPQGPKGENGKPGPSGQNGERGPPGAQGLPGLAGAAGEPGRDGNPGSDGLPGRDGSPGTKGDRGENGSPGAPGAPGHPGPAGPVGPAGKSGDRGETGPAGPAGAPGPAGARGPAGAPGPRGDKGETGERGATGIKGHRGFPGNPGSPGSPGPAGHQGAIGSPGPAGPRGPVGPSGPPGKDGTSGHPGPIGPPGPRGNRGERGSEGSPGHPGQPGPPGPPGAPGPCCGGVGAVGLGAVGEKSGGYSPYYGDDPMDFKINTEEIMSSLKSVNGQIESLISPDGSRKNPARNCRDLKFCHPELQSGEYWVDPNQGCKLDAIKVFCNMETGETCINASPSNVPQKNWWTDSGAEKKHVWFGESMGGGFQFSYGNPELPEDVLDVQLAFLRLLSSRASQNITYHCKNSIAYMDQVTGNVKKALKLMGSNEGEFKAEGNSKFTYTVLEDGCTKHTGEWGKTIFEYRTRKAVRLPIVDIAPYDIGGPDQEFGVDIGPVCFL, from the exons CCGTTGAGGGAGGATGCACCCATCTTGGTCAGTCCTATGCTGATAGAGACGTCTGGAAGCCAGAACCCTGCCAAATATGCGTCTGTGACTCAGGAGCTGTTCTCTGCGATGACATAATATGTGATGAACAAGATTTAGACTGTCCCAACCCAGAGATCCCATTTGGAGAATGTTGTGCAGTTTGCCCACAGCCTCCAAcagct CCTAGTCGCCCTACTGATGGTCAAGTAGCTCGAGGCCCCAAAGGAGATCCA ggtcccCCTGGTATTCCTGGGAGAAATGGTGACCCTGGTATTCCTGGACAACCAGGTTCCCCTGGTGCTCCCGGTGCCCCTGGAATCTGTCAGTCATGTCCTACTGGTGGTCAG AACTATTCTCCTCAGTATGATTCATACGATGTCAAAGCTGGAGGAGCAGGATTAGTAGGAGGCTACCCTGGACCAGCT GGTCCTCCAGGCCCTCCAGGTCCCCCTGGTACATCTGGCCATCCTGGCTCCCCT GGTGCTCCAGGATACCAAGGTCCCCCTGGTGAACCTGGACAAGCTGGTCCTGCA GGCCCTCCAGGACCTCCTGGTGCTATAGGTCCTGCTGGTCCTGCTGGAAAAGAT GGGGAATCAGGAAGACCTGGACGAACCGGAGAGCGAGGACTGACTGGACCTCCA GGTCTCAAAGGTCCTGCTGGCATGCCTGGGTTCCCTGGTATGAAAGGACACAGA GGCTTTGATGGACGAAATGGAGAAAAGGGTGAAACCGGTGCTCCTGGATTAAAg GGTGAAAATGGTCTTCCCGGTGAAAATGGATCTCCTGGACCAATG GGTCCAAGAGGGGCTCCTGGTGAAAGAGGACGACCTGGGCTTCCCGGAGCTGCA GGGGCTCGAGGCAATGATGGTGCTCGAGGCAGTGATGGTCTACCA GGCCCCCCTGGCCCTCCTGGAACTTCAGGATTCCCTGGTTCCCCTGGTGCTAAG GGTGAAGTTGGACCTGCAGGGTCTCCTGGTTCAAATGGCTCCCCTGGACAAAGAGGAGAACCTGGACCTCAGGGACATGCTGGTGCTCCAGGTCCTCCT GGCCCCCCTGGGAGCAATGGTAGTCCTGGTGGTAAAGGTGAAATG GGTCCTGCAGGCATTCCTGGAGCCCCAGGACTGCTGGGAGCTCGGGGTCCTCCTGGACCACCTGGTACTAATGGCATTCCTGGACTTCGAGGCAGTGCA ggtGAACCGGGTAAGAATGGTGCCAAAGGAGACACAGGACCACGTGGTGAACGC GGTGAAGCTGGTTCTCCAGGTATCCCAGGGCCTAAAGGTGAAGACGGCAAAGATGGTTCTCCCGGAGAACCTGGTGCAAATGGATCTCCAGGAACTGCAGGAGAAAGG GGTGCCCCTGGATTCCGAGGACCTGCTGGTGCCAATGGCCTTCCAGGAGAAAAG GGTCCCTCTGGAGAACGTGGTGGTCCAGGTCCCGCAGGCCCCAGAGGAGTTCCTGGAGAACCTGGCCGAGATGGTCTACCTGGAGGTCCAGGAATGAGG GGTGTGCCTGGAAGCCCAGGAGGTCCAGGCAGCGATGGGAAACCAGGACCTCCA GGAAGTCAAGGAGAAAGTGGCCGACCAGGTCCTCCAGGCCCATCTGGTCCCCGAGGTCAGCCTGGTGTCATGGGTTTCCCCGGTCCTAAAGGAAATGAT GGTGCTCCTGGCAAGAATGGAGAACGAGGTGGCCCTGGAGGACCTGGACCTCAA GGTCCTGCTGGAAAGAATGGTGAAACTGGACCTCAGGGTCCCCCAGGACCTACG GGTGCATCTGGTGACAAAGGAGAATCAGGACCTCCTGGTCCACCCGGAATACAA GGTTTGCCTGGTACTGGTGGTCCtccaggagaaaatggaaaacctgGTGAACCA GGTCCAAAGGGTGATGCTGGTGCACCTGGGACTCCAGGAGGCAAG GGTGATTCTGGTGCCCCTGGTGAACGTGGACCTCCTGGACAGGCAGGGCCTCCAGGAGTTAGAGGCGGAGCTGGACCCCCTGGTCCTGAAGGAGGAAAG GGTGCCCCTGGTCCTCCTGGGCCACCTGGTACTTCTGGTTCTCCTGGTCTACAAGGGATGCCTGGTGAAAGAGGAGGTCCTGGAGGTCCAGGCCCAAAGGGTGACAAG GGTGAACCTGGCAGCTCAGGTGTTGATGGTGCTCCAGGGAAAGATGGTCCAAGG GGTCCTGTTGGTCCCATCGGTCCCCCTGGCCCACCTGGACAGAATGGAGATAAG ggtgaaaGTGGTGCCCCTGGACTTCCAGGACCACCTGGAGCTCGTGGTGGCCCT GGTGAGAGAGGCGAACACGGGCCCCCAGGACCTGCTGGTTTCCCTGGTGCTCCT GGACAGAACGGAGAGCCTGGTGCTAAAGGAGAAAGAGGTGCTCCTGGTGAGAAAGGAGAAGGAGGCCCTCCTGGAGCCGCAGGACCCTCTGGAGGTTCTGGGCCTGCT GGTCCTCCTGGTCCTCAAGGTGTCAAAGGTGAACGTGGCAGTCCTGGTGGTCCT GGTGCTGCTGGCTTCCCTGGTGCTCGTGGTCTTCCTGGTCCTCCTGGTAGTAGT GGTAACCCAGGACCTCCTGGCAGCAGTGGTGCTCCAGGCAAGGATGGGCCCCCAGGTCCTCCAGGTAGCAATGGTTCTCCTGGCACCCCTGGGGTGTCTGGTCCAAAAGGTGATTCTGGCCAACCAGGTGAAAAGGGACCACCTGGCCCCCAAGGTCCCCCG GGAGCTCCAGGCCCACTTGGACTTGCAGGGACTACTGGATCACGTGGTCTTGCAGGACTTCCAGGCATGCCAGGTGCTAGGGGAAGTCCTGGCCCACAAGGCCCGAAG GGTGAAAATGGGAAACCAGGACCTAGTGGTCAAAATGGAGAACGTGGTCCTCCTGGAGCCCAGGGTCTTCCTGGACTGGCTGGTGCAGCTGGTGAACCTGGAAGAGAT GGAAACCCTGGATCAGATGGTCTGCCAGGTCGAGATGGATCTCCTGGTACCAAG GGTGATCGTGGTGAAAATGGTTCTCCTGGTGCCCCTGGTGCTCCTGGCCATCCAGGCCCAGCTGGCCCTGTTGGTCCAGCTGGAAAGAGTGGTGACAGAGGAGAAACT ggCCCTGCTGGCCCTGCTGGTGCTCCAGGTCCTGCTGGTGCTCGAGGTCCTgct gGTGCTCCAGGTCCACGTGGTGATAAAGGTGAAACAGGTGAACGAGGTGCTACTGGCATCAAAGGACATCGAGGATTCCCTGGTAATCCCGGTTCCCCCGGTTCTCCA GGTCCTGCTGGTCACCAAGGTGCAATTGGTAGTCCAGGACCTGCAGGCCCCAGA GGACCTGTTGGACCCAGTGGACCCCCTGGCAAAGATGGAACAAGTGGACATCCAGGTCCTATCGGACCACCAGGGCCTCGGGGTAATAGAGGTGAAAGAGGATCAGAG GGCTCTCCCGGCCATCCAGGACAACCAGGCCCTCCTGGACCTCCTGGTGCTCCTGGTCCATGCTGTGGTGGTGTAGGTGCTGTCGGCTTGGGTGCTGTCGGTGAAAAGTCTGGTGGTTATTCCCCATATTATGGAGATGATCCAATGGATTTCAAAATCAACACTGAGGAGATTATGTCATCACTCAAATCAGTTAACGGGCAAATAGAAAGCCTCATTAGCCCTGATGGTTCTCGTAAAAATCCTGCTCGGAACTGCAGAGACCTGAAATTCTGTCATCCGGAACTACAGAGTG GAGAATATTGGGTTGATCCTAACCAAGGTTGCAAGTTGGATGCTATCAAAGTATTCTGTAATATGGAAACTGGGGAAACATGCATAAATGCCAGTCCTTCGAATGTTCCACAGAAGAACTGGTGGACAGATTCTGGTGCTGAGAAGAAACATGTTTGGTTTggagagtccatgggtggtggtTTTCAG TTTAGCTATGGAAATCCTGAACTTCCTGAAGATGTACTCGATGTCCAGCTTGCATTCCTCCGACTTCTTTCCAGCCGGGCCTCCCAGAACATCACATACCACTGCAAGAATAGCATCGCGTACATGGATCAGGTCACTGGAAACGTAAAGAAAGCCCTGAAGCTGATGGGGTCAAATGAAGGCGAATTCAAAGCTGAAGGAAATAGCAAATTCACATACACAGTTCTGGAGGATGGTTGCACT AAACACACTGGGGAATGGGGCAAAACAATCTTCGAATATCGAACGCGCAAGGCTGTGAGACTACCTATTGTAGACATTGCACCCTATGATATTGGTGGTCCCGATCAAGAATTTGGTGTGGACATTGGCCCTGTTTGCTTTTTATAA